A window of Chryseobacterium aquaeductus genomic DNA:
AGGAGGAATTATGCTTCCGAATCACAGTTCGTTCGTGATTGCCGAACAATTCGGGACTTTAGAATCACTTTTTCCGGGAAGAATTGATCTTGGTTTGGGAAGAGCTCCCGGAACAGATGGCTTAACGGCAAAAGCTTTAGGGAGAAATCCTACAACAATCAATGAGCAGTTTCCAAGACAGATTTTAGAATTACAGAGATATTTTTCTGTAGAAAACTCGAATGCTTTGGTTCGTGCAATTCCTGGTGAAGGTTTAGATATTCCATTGTATATTTTAGGTTCAAGTACGGACAGCGCTTGGTTGGCTGCGGAACTTGGGCTTCCTTATGCTTTTGCAGGACATTTTGCTCCCGATCAAATGGATATGGCTATCAAGATTTACAGAGAGCATTTTGAGCCATCTAAATATTTAGACAAACCTTACATCATTGCTTGTGTAAATGGAGTAGCAGCTGAGACGAGCGAAGAAGCAAATTTTCTTTCTACAACTTTATTTCAGGCATTTATTAATATTATCAGAAACGATCGAAAGCCTTTTCCGCAACCTGTTGAGGATATGGATAGCATTTGGTCGCCCATGGAAAAAACAATGGTTTTAAAAATGCTTAAATTCAGCTTCGTTGGAGATCAATCTGAAATAGCTGAACAGTTGAAAAATTTTCAGGAAAAATATCAGGTGGACGAATTAATGCTCAATTC
This region includes:
- a CDS encoding LLM class flavin-dependent oxidoreductase encodes the protein MKNFEISVLDLAPVKQGKSINDTFQDSLSLANFAENLNYKRFWLAEHHNMESIASSATSVLIGFIANGTKKIRVGSGGIMLPNHSSFVIAEQFGTLESLFPGRIDLGLGRAPGTDGLTAKALGRNPTTINEQFPRQILELQRYFSVENSNALVRAIPGEGLDIPLYILGSSTDSAWLAAELGLPYAFAGHFAPDQMDMAIKIYREHFEPSKYLDKPYIIACVNGVAAETSEEANFLSTTLFQAFINIIRNDRKPFPQPVEDMDSIWSPMEKTMVLKMLKFSFVGDQSEIAEQLKNFQEKYQVDELMLNSHIYDHQKRLESYEIIRRAIDSLFS